One genomic segment of Chiloscyllium plagiosum isolate BGI_BamShark_2017 chromosome 10, ASM401019v2, whole genome shotgun sequence includes these proteins:
- the LOC122553780 gene encoding acyl-coenzyme A thioesterase 1-like isoform X1, whose protein sequence is MMLTGSLRRVVSLYPRAGLPLPLYPRAGMSVSIQLQPSPRCLFDEPLEVRVSGLSPLQQVTLKAWLRDEKEQLFHSAAFYTADPRGQLDLAHSPSLGGHYTGVQPMGLFWSLSPVTPFTRLVKRDVATSPLSVHIEIFEGHWSLGQLPAQPLATAINQRWFMKEGLLRIPVREGRIRGTLFIPPGDGPFPGVIDLYGSVGGMVEHRASLLANHGFLTLALGYFGFDDLPQDFTNLDLEYFEEAVNLLRSHPKVKGPGIGAIGISKGGDLVLSMTTFLPHVIAAVSIGGCNANTLGNLHYKDITLPGLGVTIERVKFLESKLIDISEVTNDPMEEENKDCIIPIEKAEGHFLFVVGEDDKNWRTPLYAQQAVKKLKENGKENYELITYPEAGHLLEPSYFPFCYASFHRLVGQPVVWGGKVKPHALAQIDLWPRVQAFLRKHLEHQNKL, encoded by the exons ATGATGTTGACGGGGAGCCTCCGCCGGGTTGTGTCCCTGTACCCCCGGGCCGGGCTCCCGCTCCCCCTGTATCCCCGGGCCGGTATGTCCGTCTCCATCCAGCTCCAGCCCAGCCCCCGGTGCCTGTTCGATGAGCCGCTCGAGGTGAGAGTGAGCGGCCTCTCCCCGCTCCAACAGGTCACCCTCAAGGCTTGGCTCCGCGACGAGAAGGAGCAGCTTTTCCATTCGGCCGCTTTCTACACGGCGGACCCCCGCGGGCAGCTCGACCTGGCTCACTCCCCCTCCCTGGGGGGACACTACACCGGCGTCCAGCCCATGGGCCTCTTCTGGTCGCTCAGCCCCGTCACTCCGTTCACTCGCCTGGTCAAGAGGGACGTCGCCACTTCTCCCCTGTCCGTCCACATCGAGATCTTTGAGGGACACTGGAGCCTCGGGCAGCTCCCAGCGCAGCCTCTGGCCACCGCCATCAATCAGCGCTGGTTCATGAAGGAAGGGCTGCTCAGGATCCCAGTCAGAGAAGGCAGGATCCGAGGGACACTCTTCATCCCACCCG GTGATGGTCCATTTCCAGGGGTCATTGATCTGTACGGGTCAGTTGGTGGGATGGTTGAACATCGAGCTAGTCTCTTGGCAAACCATGGATTTCTGACACTGGCTTTAGGGTATTTTGGCTTTGATGACCTCCCACAGGATTTTACGAATCTTGATTTGGAATATTTCGAAGAAGCTGTGAACCTCTTGAGAAGCCATCCAAAG GTTAAGGGTCCTGGAATTGGAGCAATAGGAATTTCAAAAGGAGGAGATCTAGTTCTCTCGATGACCACGTTTTTGCCACATGTGATAGCAGCAGTTAGTATCGGTGGATGCAATGCAAACACATTGGGAAATCTGCACTACAAAGACATCACTCTTCCAGGTCTTGGTGTTACTATAGAAAGGGTCAAGTTTCTAGAATCCAAGCTGATCGATATCTCTGAGGTGACAAATGACCCAATGGAGGAAGAAAACAAGGATTGTATTATCCCAATAGAAAAGGCTGAGGGCCATTTTTTGTTTGTGGTTGGAGAAGATGACAAGAATTGGAGAACTCCACTCTATGCTCAGCAGGCTgttaaaaaactgaaagaaaatggcAAAGAGAATTATGAACTTATTACTTATCCTGAGGCTGGCCATCTCCTGGAGCCCTCATATTTTCCATTTTGCTACGCTTCTTTTCATCGATTGGTGGGACAGCCTGTGGTATGGGGAGGGAAAGTGAAACCACATGCACTGGCACAGATAGATCTGTGGCCAAGGGTGCAGGCATTTCTACGAAAACATCTCGAACATCAGAACAAGTTGTGA